The Panicum hallii strain FIL2 chromosome 9, PHallii_v3.1, whole genome shotgun sequence genome has a window encoding:
- the LOC112876928 gene encoding uncharacterized protein LOC112876928 translates to MMICTARWRERRVVAINRRKEKQRSELGRQGAVDHKREGRIHPHHQPTATYPFGTEEPTRRTERRGVRRDRAPAGGGGMCEGRRPAWAAGWELRRREAAADAQLAAARARLAEALAELERARARAAELQRRLEQTYGKRRRLVEEARGRIHEIRAQPTASPPPPHADPEAEPDRSAATSSSSS, encoded by the coding sequence ATGATGATTTGCACGGCGCGATGGCGTGAGCGGCGAGTCGTCGCGATCAATCGGAGGAAGGAAAAGCAGCGGAGCGAGCTGGGGAGGCAGGGCGCCGTCGATCATAAGAGAGAGGGCCGGATCCACCCACACCACCAACCCACAGCCACCTACCCCTTTGGAACCGAAGAGCCCACGCGCCGCACCGAGCGGCGAGGCGTGCGACGCGACCGGGCGCCGGCCGGCGGAGGGGGGATgtgcgaggggcggcggccggcgtgggcggcgggctgggagctgcggcggagggaggcggcggcggacgcgcagctggcggcggcgcgggcacgGCTCGCGGAGGCGCTGGCGGAGCTggagcgggcgcgggcgcgcgccgcCGAGCTGCAGCGCCGGCTAGAGCAGACCTACGGCAAGCGCCGCCGGCTCGTCGAGGAGGCGCGCGGCCGGATCCACGAGATCCGCGCGCAGCCGACGGCgtccccgccgccaccccacgcGGACCCCGAGGCCGAGCCCGATCGCTCCGCCGCCACTTCCTCCTCGTCTTCTTAG
- the LOC112875803 gene encoding basic leucine zipper 23-like — protein sequence MDDEDLDFSNPDTFLCPAIGNDLPSSCSMDSYFDDILKDTEHHACTHTHTCNPPVHDHSHTHTCIHVHTKIVAASPEAAESPSENNASKKRPSGNRAAVRKYREKKKAHTASLEEEVVHLRALNQQLIKKLQNHAALEAEVARLRCLLFDIRGRIEGEIGAFPYQRPVKSIDFVSSVDQGSFLGGTQVTNSCDFGCNDQMYCNPEMQGAMRAQVLGQGACDIANIRCIGSAKSGSTKLPVCGGMDTAVCLPNVEKK from the coding sequence ATGGATGACGAAGACCTCGATTTCTCAAACCCGGACACGTTCTTGTGCCCTGCCATTGGCAACGATCTACCCAGCAGTTGCTCCATGGACAGCTACTTTGATGACATCTTGAAGGATACAGAGCATCATGCCTGCACACACACCCACACCTGCAATCCACCAGTCCATGATCATTCGCACACCCACACCTGCATCCATGTCCACACCAAGATCGTCGCGGCTTCGCCAGAGGCTGCTGAGTCGCCGTCTGAGAACAACGCCTCCAAGAAGCGTCCATCTGGTAACCGAGCTGCAGTGAGGAAGTACCGGGAGAAGAAGAAGGCTCACACGGCGTCGTTGGAGGAAGAGGTGGTCCATTTGAGGGCTTTGAACCAGCAGCTCATAAAGAAGCTCCAGAATCACGCGGCGCTTGAGGCGGAAGTAGCCAGGCTTCGCTGTCTGCTTTTTGATATCAGAGGGAGGATTGAAGGGGAGATTGGTGCTTTCCCTTATCAGAGGCCAGTCAAGAGCATCGATTTTGTGTCTAGTGTTGACCAGGGAAGCTTTCTTGGTGGCACCCAGGTGACCAACTCCTGTGATTTCGGATGCAACGATCAGATGTATTGCAATCCTGAAATGCAGGGGGCTATGCGTGCTCAGGTGTTGGGGCAAGGTGCCTGTGATATCGCAAATATCCGATGCATAGGAAGTGCGAAGTCTGGATCCACAAAACTACCTGTCTGTGGGGGTATGGACACCGCTGTCTGCTTGCCAAATGTTGAAAAGAAGTGA
- the LOC112874306 gene encoding YTH domain-containing family protein 2-like: MAAVAPAAGHAADLLQNLSLDPKSEGGKGPETKDKASGGLNGVSKGVVLSPNPPALSVEPWAQQDYKDAAMYYGYPGAYYCGGWGDYSVYVSQDGTDALSSGVYGDMYCYPQYGVADGQIYGSQQYQYPSTYHQPKTTASKPAYKAKTGKSTPSSQEDVSTATAADQQPVLLDASKTSSKSIDGVKGLKKETLPMKPNERLSSYQNQGSKAAYPWSGARTSSEKHPKLSGGSPTSTASNRSNKGFNGQNSPMGPPSSGFMSSIYSGNGMYNTNAYTPSFWYGSHVYGPGMYGGWNALSNGKYRPRGRTYGSYGFGNENLDGLNELKRGPRSGLFKNQQGSAAVDAKGQELPTSDGSNAVKQDEYNRADFVETYSDAKFFIIKSYSEDDVHKSIKYNVWASTPSGNKKLDAAYLEAKEKSSSSPVFLLFSVNTSGQFVGLAEMVGRVDFSKTVEYWQQDKWTGCFAVKWHIVKDIPNSLLKHIILEYNENKPVTNSRDTQEVKLDQGLQMLKIFKDHVCKTSILDDFGFYDNREKIMQEKKSRRQYPVEKVMNRKLLTTNNAENEATDGKQCLQKPEDVKNAEVENGAVAANGVAPREQTAVVENGAVAVAANGVAPEDANPTTKVVAVANGC; this comes from the exons ATGGCCGCcgtcgcccccgccgccggac ATGCTGCGGATTTACTGCAGAACCTGTCCCTGGATCCTAAGAGCGAAGGCGGCAAGGGCCCAGAGACGAAGGATAAG GCGTCGGGAGGGCTGAATGGTGTGTCGAAGGGTGTGGTGTTGTCTCCAAACCCTCCAGCGTTGTCAGTGGAGCCGTGGGCACAGCAGGATTACAAGGATGCTGCGATGTACTATGGCTACCCTGGAGCTTACTACTGTGGAG GTTGGGGTGATTACTCGGTCTATGTGAGCCAGGATGGAACCGATGCACTTTCCTCT GGTGTTTATGGGGACATGTACTGCTATCCTCAATATGGCGTTGCTGATGGTCAGATTTATGGATCTCAGCAGTACCAGTATCCATCCACATACCACCAGCCGAAGACTACTGCCAGCAAGCCAGCATACAAGGCTAAAACTGGCAAATCAACTCCTTCATCACAAGAAGATGTTTCTACTGCAACTGCTGCTGATCAGCAGCCTGTCTTGTTGGATGCCTCCAAAACCAGTTCGAAGAGCATTGATGGTGTAAAAGGTCTTAAGAAGGAGACTTTGCCTATGAAACCAAATGAGCGTTTGAGTAGTTACCAGAATCAAGGTAGCAAAGCAGCCTATCCATGGTCTGGTGCCCGTACCTCTTCAGAGAAGCATCCGAAACTCTCTGGTGGCAGTCCTACGTCAACGGCCTCTAATCGTAGTAACAAG GGCTTCAATGGGCAAAACTCTCCGATGGGGCCACCATCATCTGGATTCATGAGTTCAATATACTCTGGTAATGGAATGTACAACACAAACGCTTACACACCTAGCTTTTGGTATGGATCTCATGTCTATGGTCCGGGGATGTATGGTGGGTGGAATGCGTTGTCGAATGGAAAGTACAGGCCTAGAGGAAGAACTTATGGATCTTATGGTTTTGGCAATGAAAACTTGGATGGCTTGAATGAGTTGAAGCGTGGACCAAGAAGTGGTCTCTTCAAAAACCAACAGGGTTCTGCAGCTGTTGATGCAAAAGGACAGGAGCTTCCCACCAGTGATGGATCCAATGCTGTTAAGCAGGATGAGTACAACCGTGCTGATTTTGTTGAGACCTACTCAGATGCCAAATTCTTTATTATTAAATCATACAGTGAGGATGATGTTCACAAGAGCATCAAGTACAATGTTTGGGCAAGCACCCCTAGTGGAAATAAAAAGCTGGACGCTGCTTATCTAGAGGCTAAGGAAAAATCGAGCAGTTCTCCTGTGTTCCTGTTGTTCTCT GTTAACACCAGCGGACAGTTTGTTGGTCTGGCTGAGATGGTGGGCCGGGTTGATTTTAGCAAGACGGTGGAATACTGGCAGCAAGACAAGTGGACTGGTTGTTTTGCTGTCAAGTGGCACATTGTGAAGGACATTCCTAACAGCTTGTTGAAGCACATCATTCTTGAGTATAATGAAAACAAACCAGTGACAAACAGCAGAGATACGCAGGAG GTTAAGCTTGACCAAGGCCTTCAAATGTTAAAGATTTTCAAGGATCATGTCTGCAAGACATCCATCTTGGATGACTTTGGCTTTTATGATAACCGTGAAAAGATAATGCAAGAGAAGAAATCAAGGCGTCAGTATCCAGTGGAGAAG GTCATGAACAGAAAGTTGCTTACCACCAACAATGCTGAAAATGAAGCCACTGATGGGAAGCAGTGTCTGCAGAAACCTGAGGATGTTAAGAATGCTGAGGTGGAGAATGGTGCAGTGGCTGCTAATGGTGTTGCCCCAAGGGAGCAAACTGCTGTGGTAGAAAATGGTGCGGTGGCAGTAGCTGCTAATGGTGTCGCCCCGGAAGACGCTAACCCAACAACCAAAGTGGTGGCAGTTGCAAATGGCTGTTAA
- the LOC112876437 gene encoding mavicyanin-like — translation MASKQMLAAAAVSVIAVVFLPALASATDHVVGDGHGWTLGFDYAAWAESKQFTVGDTLAFKYSKSSHNVAELSGPDFKACNKAAATSVWSSGEDRVTLDKPGRRWFICAVGEHCRLGMKLNVTVLPGTPAPLQAPAPAPADPRARRSLSRW, via the exons ATGGCTTCCAAGCAAATGCTTGCAGCGGCGGCGGTGTCCGTGAtcgccgtcgtcttcctcccCGCGCTCGCGTCCGCCACGGATCACGTCGTGGGCGATGGCCACGGCTGGACGCTCGGGTTCGACTACGCTGCCTGGGCCGAGAGCAAGCAGTTCACAGTCGGCGACACGCTAG CGTTCAAGTACAGCAAGAGCTCCCACAACGTGGCGGAGCTGAGCGGGCCGGACTTCAAGGCGTGCAACAAGGCCGCGGCCACCTCCGTctggagctccggcgaggaccGCGTCACCCTGGACAAGCCCGGCCGGAGGTGGTTCATCTGCGCGGTGGGCGAGCACTGCCGGCTTGGCATGAAGCTCAACGTCACCGTCCTCCCGGGCACGCCAGCGCCGCTgcaggcgccggcgccggcaccgGCCGATCCTCGTGCTCGGCGCTCCCTCTCCAGGTGGTGA
- the LOC112878000 gene encoding basic blue protein-like, protein MASKQTLVLVAAALAVAFLPALAAATEHWVGDDKGWTLGFNYSAWAETKQFKVGDTLVFKYSEPSHTVVEVSGADFKTCSKPENSKVLTTGQDQVTLSEAGRRWFVCSVGAHCQNGMKVRIDVLAAEDAAGGPSAMPPPPSSPAAKVQARLAQAVLAVTAVIAAVLAF, encoded by the exons ATGGCTTCCAAGCAGACGCTCGTGCTCGTcgcggccgccctcgccgtcgcctTCCTCccggcgctcgccgccgccaccgagcACTGGGTGGGCGACGACAAGGGCTGGACCCTCGGCTTCAACTACTCCGCCTGGGCCGAGACCAAGCAGTTCAAGGTCGGCGACACGCTAG TGTTCAAGTACAGCGAACCCAGCCACACGGTGGTGGAGGTCAGCGGCGCCGACTTCAAGACGTGCAGCAAGCCGGAGAACTCCAAGGTGCTCACCACCGGCCAGGACCAGGTCACGCTCAGCGAGGCCGGCCGGCGGTGGTTCGTCTGCAGCGTCGGCGCGCACTGCCAGAACGGCATGAAGGTCAGGATCGACGTCCTTGCCGCCGAGGATGCCGCCGGGGGTCCGTCCgcgatgccgccgccgccgtccagccCCGCGGCCAAGGTCCAGGCGCGCCTCGCGCAGGCTGTGCTCGCGGTGACCGCCGTCATCGCCGCCGTGCTCGCGTTCTAG